The Pungitius pungitius chromosome 15, fPunPun2.1, whole genome shotgun sequence nucleotide sequence CGACAAAAGTAAAAAGGGGTTTTCAACAATTGCCAGGCCAAATGTCAAGTGGTTCTGGTAGAAACAAAAAGGGGCCCAAtgtgtttaactgtgttagccgTTTACCTTAGAGGAACAATAGACACAAATGTTCTTGAGAGGAGGATTGAGATTCTCATTTCAAGTGGACATTTCTCAAAACAACCTCCGTTTTGTCAAGGTCACATAAATATGCCATTAaaccaattattattatattatatataccattatTTAGGAACTTTTAAAGGGTGCactcactttgtaaattgtacaGTTGAATATGAAAAAGTCTTGTCTGTTGACTCAGTCACTTGATTGTTAATTCATGTTGAAAAGATATTCCTGCCACCGTAAGTACGTTTTTTGTTAATTGTCAACATCCTCTAAAAAGTATTCACCCCTTATGGAAGTTTTTGTTTTTCGTGACTTAGAAATGTTAAGACATGTTCAGCTCTGTAAAATGGAAATCACATTAATAGAACTTTAAGGTATTTATGCCTAAGGACCAGATGGATCATTTTAAGCGTTTGTAGCAAAATGCTAAATTAGCTCTGCACAGGATTacaaaaaccaaaataacattttccagACGGTCtaaatatttttctattttctgtaATTTTGACAACAGAAATACTCAGAGGGAacttcaaaaacaaatgtttgagcACTTTATTGCCACAGTAAGAAAAGAGGTAAGATATTGCAATGCAGTTTTATGTGTCGTTTTCTTTTACAATCCTCAATGGtttagtattttctttttcaattatGGAATGAAAATGGGTCCTTTGTTGAGCTGTGAAGATCTTTACCTTTTCAAGATGCAAATTTACTGGATCaatctttttattaaaaaaagagtcaTAAAATAGATTCTTAAAAGGACTTGTACAATGCAAAAGATAGTaactatttttccttttttcagtaGTTCACCCAAATTCACATTCCTACCAGACAGAATTTCATccaaaataagaaagaaaaaaagctgcaaaTAAATACGAATCAGATGAAAACACAGTTTTAGTTTGATCCACTAGCTGTAAAGTGGCTGAAGATTCAAAATCAATCTACACATCTATGGACTCTGTACAACCACaggctttgtaaaaaaaaaaggatttaaatagaaaatgttCCCCAGCcttgttgcaaacacatgtcTCCATCAAAAAGCACTCCACTCTGACTCAAACTCTTCACCTGTCAGTTCTGGTCAAGTTATCTGTTTTCCTTTCTCATTCCGTTATTCCTCGCAGCCTTTCTGGAGGCTCTTCTGATACTGACCAGTCCCACCTCCTAATACTCTGCAGCAATGGCGGCAGGAGCAGCTGCACCTGCTTTCTGTCCAGCACAGAGGATGGAATGATGAGTGAACTGGTCTCACATCGTCCCCTTGAAGGAGGCAGACTACTCTCCTGATTTCTGCGTCAGTCCTCTTATGTTTGGAGGTTTTTCAGGTGTGAGGTGACGCGGCGGTGAACATTTAAGAGTTCCTTGCAGCATTCTCGTTGCTAGGTGAgttgggagaggaagagaagttCATTCCTGATAGGCCTGGTGGGTCTGTGGCTGTGTTCTGTCCACTTAGACTCTTCCTGCATACAGGACATGTATCGTGCTGTAGGAAACGAGGACAAATGGGAATCCGGTTTATTTCAAATTTCCATGACTATAAAAAGATTTGTCAAATTCTGCAGACataaacaaagaggaaaatacaTTCTGCCTTGAAGCTTCATGTTACCGGGTGTAATGTTTTAATAGTGCCATACAGTGAAACGTTTATAAGCTTTCAGTTGTACTTTGTTACTATACTTAACATGAGCATGAGGTATGAGGAATGTCTAAAAGAACGCAGGCAAAACATCAGTTTAATTCATGCACCCCGAGGCTGTTTTTTGAcctctgctccgaaaatggGGTACCATAATAAAAGGTGTAATAACTCTGTTAATAACCGGaaatgtggaagtggacttcctgtcaagcgtcaacacatcaggagaaaataacaaaataaataaaggtgtcGCATAATCAGGGTCCAGTTTTAAAGTTCTTTGCTATTTAGTTCATCTCGACTCCTACAGATGTCAACAGCTGCCGTTTTTGGCACcactcaaacacaggctccctttttcctttaGGGGTGAAATCGCTCCCAGGAAAGGGGCTACGGACGGATTGTCTGATTCTAATGGATCTAAACAAACCCACGTCAAAATGAGCCACAGCCTCCTTAgccactcagaagccaaaatgGATAGAGCATAAAATGACAAGCGAGAGTGGCAATTGGCTGAAGCCCAAATAGGTGACGCTCGAGTGCGTTAGTCAAAAGCCTCTGTCGCAATGTGTTGAAAAAATAAACGATAAATGATCAGACAAAGCTGACTTTTTCTAGACACACGTGTTGCTATAATTGAGATATGAGCTATACATACCTGTTCCAGCCACGGCACTACACAGTCATTGTGAAACAAGTGGTTGCATGGCAGCTGTCTGACATTCTCCTCGACGCAGTAATCTTCTTTGCACACAGGACACTCTAAACCAgcacctgcacaaacacaaaaacaacacactgtCCGTCTGGCTGTGTGCTAGAGAACCTCTGTCACATGCATCAGCTGTAGTGAAAAGAGATATCACACCAGATCACAATATCCGAGTTTAGGCAGAACGCATGATATTCAAGCCCTTCGTTGTTATTGCTGGCAAAGCAGCTTGTAGAGCAATGCATCGCCGTATAAACAGTCCAAAGAACACTGATCAGAAGTAGGACTCTAATCTCACAGGTAGTCTCAACAAAGCTGCGTCCCATGCAGAGTTGGCGAGGAACAATGAGAGTTCTCGTTCACATCAACTAAGACACACCGCCTTAAAGGCAGATGTGAATGCACCCTAGAAGCCTGATTGCTGTGTCCACATGGGGGGCGGCGGGGTTGTCTGTAATGCACATAGCGCCATTCTTTTAGCAGCATCTAAGCCAGTGTATCCTGAGTCACTGGGCCCAGTGTGAAGGGCTTAAGATCTGATCTCTCAGACGACGTTTGGAAGTGGCCACATTATTTGATGTGTCCTGAGGCCTCAGCAAAGGACTTTCTACTCTGCGTTAGCAGAAGTATACACTTATTTGCGTGAGGGAGGCCCTATTTGAATTGAAATGTACCACAACAAGCAAACTGAATGGATGATGGATAGAGAATATTGCAAGTAATGTGATCTGGTGATTTTCCTGGAACCATACCGAAGAACAAACCCAGTCTGTATTGTTTTAGTGCAGCCATAGCGTGGCTGCCTgccgaaaaagaaaaaccctgcATGTGTTGATTTCGTTACGAAGGGAAAGTGAGATCCGATCACAAGTGGGGACAACCGACACATTCTGATGGCCAGTGTGACCTGACGGACTAGCAGCGGTCCACTTGTGATCACGTCACCCAAGAAGCATGTGAATGCCAGATCTGAATAAGGCccgagagagagacatggactTACCCACATGTTCTTCTGTAATAGTAACCGTGGGTAAACTCTTAATCCTttctctgtctgcaggaggCGGACCCGTGTTTTCAAACTGGTTCAATAACTACAAGTGAAAGAGAACAGAATCCCTGTAAATATCTGCGGACAAAGCTGTTCTGTAAATTACAAATTTTAGACATACTTACTATGGGTCTCATTTAAAAGGAATGATTCAATGCTATTTGTTTAGTTCCGACAGGGCATCATTCACGTATACTCAATTTATTAATTTctttaaaatgcagaaaaaaactaCATCAGGTCCTGGAATaattatttctttcaaataaatgatATCATACAAATATACAATAAATCATTTGATATTAAAATTGCACAATTCCTGTGGAACAATATAGCCGTCAAATTGATCTACACCTCTTATGTACCTGTGTAATTATAGCATCAAGGCCATTGGCCCCCCAGGCGTAGTCCATTGGATTGGAATGTAGCATTCccctgcaaaaataaaaattataatTTTACATCGTGCCATGAAACAAGTACACAAACTTATTTCTTATAAGTTTCTTGTTTCTTATACTTACCATGGTCCTATCCCGATATTTGGCATCGCTGTAGGTGCTACGATTCCATTTACTAGCTGCTGGATAATTCTGTATTcagaaacaaacaagaaaacaaaacaaatcaaaccaaTGGGAGATCTCCGTAAAGAGGAACAGTTGAAGTGTTTTGTATCATAACATTTGAAGCATGTATAACTTATAAAAAGGAATGACATTTTTAACCCTCTTCTCTTTAACACACCGTAGCTGAAAATGCCTCACCCCTCTAGCGTGGGCACTCCTTCGTGGCGCGCACCCTGCCGTCGAGGAACATGCCGACCCCGCGGTTGCCGCGCGCCGTATCGTTGCCGCGATGCcatttctctttccctcctgtTTTCTGTCTCGCGGTTGTCTTCCGTCGGTAGCCGCGTCC carries:
- the LOC119209222 gene encoding E3 ubiquitin-protein ligase RNF126-like translates to MAEAPPRPCRFFCHRCSAEISPRIPDYTCPRCDSGFIEELAEERSAEDGSVSTSSNSDHNRPAFENMDHQHLFTFPSGYGPFALGIFDENFDLRTRLPTEDNRETENRREREMASRQRYGARQPRGRHVPRRQGARHEGVPTLEGIIQQLVNGIVAPTAMPNIGIGPWGMLHSNPMDYAWGANGLDAIITQLLNQFENTGPPPADRERIKSLPTVTITEEHVGAGLECPVCKEDYCVEENVRQLPCNHLFHNDCVVPWLEQHDTCPVCRKSLSGQNTATDPPGLSGMNFSSSPNSPSNENAARNS